The Caldicellulosiruptor acetigenus DNA window AGTTTGCAACAGAAGAAGAAAAGGCAAAATATTTTGATGTTGCAGATGAGGGGAAAATAAGCTACAAAAAAGATTTAAAAAAAGCTGAGAGGGAAGAATTTCAAGAAAGAATATTTAAAAGGATGCCATATGAACAGAAGCTAAGATATTGCAAGCGTCCCGAAGAGGTAGAAAATCTACCCAAAAGCGCTTGGGATGAGATAAATGAGCATCTTGGAACAAACGCATATTCATATCAAGCCCTTGTTGAAGAGCTTGGCAAAAAAAGATTTGGGCAGATTCCAACAGTTGGAGATTGTTTTTGCGGTGGAGGGAGTATTCCATTTGAAGCAGCAAGGCTTGGGTTTGGTGTTTTTGCATCAGACCTAAATCCAATTGCAATGCTTCTTACATGGGCAGCTTTGAATCTTTTGAGTCTGCCCGAAGATGAGATTGAAAAGCTAAAAGATTTTCAAAAAAGAGTATTTGAGCAGGCAGACAAGATTGTAACGGAATGGGGGATTGAGCACAACTCAAAAGGGCATAGAGCAAATGCATATTTATACTGCACAGAAACAATTTGCCCTGAGTGTGGGTTCAAAGTACCTCTTATACCCTCTTTAGTAATTGGCAAAAATTCTAAGACCATTGCAGTATTGCACGAAAACCCAGCTAAAAAAGGGTTTGATATAGAAATCAAAATGAATGTCAGCCAATCAGAGCTCGAACAAGCAGCCAAAAATGGGACTGTAAAGGATGGTTATCTAATTTGTCCACATTGTAAAATGGAGACAAGTATTTCGTCAATTAGGGGAGATAAGGTTGATGAAAGTGGCAAAACAATTTGGGGACTAAGACGCTGGGAAAAACATGAATTTATACCAAGAGAAGATGATGTTTTTCAAGAAAGATTGTACTGCATAAGATATGAGGATGAAAAAGGGCAAAGATACTACAAAGCCCCGGATGATGAGGATTTGGAAAGGGAAAAGAAAGTTATAGATCTTTTGAAAGAAAGATTTGATGAGTGGCAGCAAAAAGGTTATATTCCAAGTGATATGATTGAAGAAGGTGAAGAAACAAGCAGATTGTACAGAGAAAGAGGTTGGGCATATTGGCACCAGCTTTTCAATCCACGACAGTTACTTTTACATGGGCTTTTGATGGAGCTGATTGACAAAGAAGCAAAGACAAAAGAGGAGAAGATTGTGGGGTTGTTGGGGGTAAATAGGTGCTGTAATTGGAATTCTAAACTTTCAAGATGGATTAGAAAGAACGAACAAGTGATAGATACCTTTTATAATCAGGCTTTAAATACGCTTTATGATTATTCAACTATGTCATTTCTATACTTAAAGGGGCATATTATTATTGGACTTAACAATCTTTTTGATACTACTGAAAATAAAGTTTTTATGATGTTATCCGATGCCCGCGATATAAATCTACCTTGCCACATTTGGATAACAGATCCACCTTATGCTGATGCTATAAACTACCATGAGCTGTCAGAGTTCTTCTTAGCATGGGATAAGAAGTTTTTGAAAGAGGTTTTTCCAGAGTGGTATACAGACAGTAAAAGAGCATTGGCAGTTAGAGGTGAAGCACAGCAGTTCAAAGAAACTTTTACAGGAATTTTAAGAAACATTGTGTCAAGTATGCCTGAAAATGGCTATTTTGTTCTAATGTTTACTCATCAAGACTCACAAGTTTTTGCAGACCTAACAGAGATTTTGCTTGAATCTGGGCTTTTGTCTGTCAATGCATGGAGCGTTGCAACAGAGAGAGAGGACAATATGTCAGAGGGCAATTTTGTACAGTCAACTGTGTGTGTTGTCTTAAAAAAGATTGATAGAACTCAGCTTGAGCCTGTATTTATTGAGGAGTTATATCCTTTTGGCAAAGAAGAGGTTGAGAGGCAGATAAAGCTGATGTACGAGCTTGACAAGGATGAGGCAGAACCTAATTTTAGTCCAACAGATTTGGAACTATCAGGCTACTATGCAGCACTGCGCGTTTTGACATCCTGCAATCTTAAAGCTACAAATCAAAAGATTAAAGAGTTTTTGGATTCTATGCGCGAATATGCAAGCAGCTACATAGTACCAGAAGGTTTGAAATACCTTGGGTTTGATCAAGATACCATTTATGAGATTTGGCGCAAGATGGAAAGCTATGAGAAGTTTTATATAAGAGGCATAGAGTTTGAAATAAGAGGCGAAAAAAGAATAGGTGCATATCAAGATGCTGCAAGGAGTCTTGGTGTTGCTGATTATGATGAACTTTTTGCAGTCAAGAAATCAAATTCGGCAAGACTTAAGACAGCAAGCGAGCTTGGTCAAGATTTGGTTGATACAAAACATGCATTTAGCACAACAATCTTGCGCTTGTGTCTTTTGGCTATAAATAGTGCAATAAAAAAGGACCAGGAAATAAATGACACTGCCGAGGCAGTTGCTCTTTCACATGAGATGTTAAAAACCAAACTTGGCACAAAGTACTGGAACAACAAAAGCAAGATAGAAATAATATTTAGATATCTTGCGAAGCTTGAAGAAATAAGCGGAATGGAGCATTGGCAAGACGACTCAAAAATAGCGTCATATCTTGCTGAGCGTGTGGCAA harbors:
- a CDS encoding anti-phage-associated DUF1156 domain-containing protein — translated: MEKSLIEVQFPVSKLSKEAFKERKAGAGQTLTGLGKWWGRKPLVLVRALLLGLLLPATDDPKKDMKIFLKLMTMDEEGLKLRRKSSISAKDAYEFATEEEKAKYFDVADEGKISYKKDLKKAEREEFQERIFKRMPYEQKLRYCKRPEEVENLPKSAWDEINEHLGTNAYSYQALVEELGKKRFGQIPTVGDCFCGGGSIPFEAARLGFGVFASDLNPIAMLLTWAALNLLSLPEDEIEKLKDFQKRVFEQADKIVTEWGIEHNSKGHRANAYLYCTETICPECGFKVPLIPSLVIGKNSKTIAVLHENPAKKGFDIEIKMNVSQSELEQAAKNGTVKDGYLICPHCKMETSISSIRGDKVDESGKTIWGLRRWEKHEFIPREDDVFQERLYCIRYEDEKGQRYYKAPDDEDLEREKKVIDLLKERFDEWQQKGYIPSDMIEEGEETSRLYRERGWAYWHQLFNPRQLLLHGLLMELIDKEAKTKEEKIVGLLGVNRCCNWNSKLSRWIRKNEQVIDTFYNQALNTLYDYSTMSFLYLKGHIIIGLNNLFDTTENKVFMMLSDARDINLPCHIWITDPPYADAINYHELSEFFLAWDKKFLKEVFPEWYTDSKRALAVRGEAQQFKETFTGILRNIVSSMPENGYFVLMFTHQDSQVFADLTEILLESGLLSVNAWSVATEREDNMSEGNFVQSTVCVVLKKIDRTQLEPVFIEELYPFGKEEVERQIKLMYELDKDEAEPNFSPTDLELSGYYAALRVLTSCNLKATNQKIKEFLDSMREYASSYIVPEGLKYLGFDQDTIYEIWRKMESYEKFYIRGIEFEIRGEKRIGAYQDAARSLGVADYDELFAVKKSNSARLKTASELGQDLVDTKHAFSTTILRLCLLAINSAIKKDQEINDTAEAVALSHEMLKTKLGTKYWNNKSKIEIIFRYLAKLEEISGMEHWQDDSKIASYLAERVANDRL